In the genome of Thermodesulfobacteriota bacterium, one region contains:
- a CDS encoding c-type cytochrome codes for MSMRTIVILLSFLMMTAPTYAAAGEYEVGEGVYGRYCVGCHGVKGDGRGPGAKLLVVKPRDFTSGTFKFKSTPTGSLPTDEDLMRTITRGLPGSSMPEYILVAEKERLAVIEYIKGFSDRWKTEKPKEPVTLPGPPDSVGSPESIDKGKGTYLGPGGCMICHGPAGDGKGPIAASLTDNWGNPVKPANFLRGVLRAGSSPKDIFRTLKTGVEGTPMPAFGGMLTDEQLWELASYLTSLREKD; via the coding sequence ATGTCAATGCGGACAATTGTTATCCTTTTATCCTTTTTAATGATGACGGCCCCGACGTATGCAGCGGCCGGAGAGTACGAGGTCGGCGAGGGCGTCTACGGGCGCTACTGCGTAGGATGCCACGGAGTCAAAGGCGACGGCAGGGGTCCGGGGGCCAAGCTCCTGGTGGTAAAGCCGAGGGACTTCACCTCGGGCACATTCAAGTTCAAGTCCACCCCCACCGGCTCGCTCCCCACCGACGAAGACCTGATGAGGACCATTACACGGGGGCTGCCCGGAAGCTCCATGCCGGAGTACATTCTGGTGGCCGAGAAGGAGCGGCTGGCCGTTATAGAGTACATAAAGGGCTTTTCCGACAGATGGAAGACGGAGAAGCCCAAAGAGCCGGTCACGTTGCCGGGCCCGCCCGATAGCGTGGGCTCTCCCGAGTCGATAGACAAGGGCAAGGGGACATACCTCGGGCCGGGGGGGTGCATGATATGCCACGGCCCCGCGGGCGACGGCAAGGGCCCCATAGCCGCCTCGCTTACCGACAACTGGGGCAACCCGGTTAAGCCGGCGAACTTCCTCCGGGGCGTACTAAGGGCGGGCAGCTCACCCAAAGATATCTTCAGGACCCTTAAGACCGGGGTCGAGGGCACCCCGATGCCCGCCTTCGGGGGGATGCTCACCGACGAACAGCTCTGGGAACTCGCATCATACCTTACTTCTTTAAGAGAGAAGGATTAA
- a CDS encoding hemerythrin family protein, whose protein sequence is MEWNEKLKTGNDLIDSQHKEIFEKINELKAAMEWHTEAEETLALVAFLEEYALTHFSGEETIMKEQGYPGLAAHKEAHESFVDDFEGLKDDIYRNGPSMDLALNMHTWLTEWLSEHILKTDMELIRFLETRNRPGGSPETK, encoded by the coding sequence ATGGAATGGAATGAAAAACTCAAGACGGGCAACGACCTCATAGACTCGCAGCACAAGGAGATATTCGAGAAGATAAACGAACTGAAGGCCGCCATGGAATGGCATACCGAGGCGGAGGAGACCCTGGCGCTGGTAGCCTTCCTGGAGGAGTACGCGTTGACCCACTTCAGCGGCGAAGAGACCATCATGAAAGAGCAGGGCTACCCGGGGCTGGCCGCGCACAAGGAAGCGCACGAAAGCTTTGTCGACGACTTCGAGGGGTTGAAGGACGATATCTACAGAAACGGCCCCTCCATGGACCTCGCGCTGAACATGCATACATGGCTCACCGAATGGCTCTCGGAGCATATATTGAAGACAGACATGGAGTTAATACGCTTTCTCGAAACACGAAACCGCCCGGGCGGCTCACCGGAGACCAAGTAA
- a CDS encoding Rrf2 family transcriptional regulator: MFRLSRGAEYAIRGILHLASEPEGKISFIEEIARAQDTPKAYLAKIFQALTKKGFLKSFRGPDGGFMLTRPAAEVSVLDIIEAMEGPVHLNECLIHKGYCARDTFCPIHDVWHEAQKRLMDFLASCSFADLAEAGRKKQEALLKNTANE; encoded by the coding sequence ATGTTCAGATTAAGCAGAGGGGCCGAATACGCGATAAGGGGCATACTCCATCTGGCCTCGGAGCCGGAGGGAAAGATATCCTTCATAGAGGAGATCGCCCGGGCCCAGGACACGCCCAAGGCATACCTCGCGAAGATATTCCAGGCACTCACGAAGAAGGGTTTTCTAAAGTCCTTCCGCGGCCCGGACGGCGGTTTTATGCTCACCCGGCCGGCGGCGGAGGTAAGCGTCCTCGACATCATAGAGGCCATGGAGGGCCCCGTACACCTTAACGAGTGCCTTATACATAAGGGCTACTGCGCGAGGGATACGTTCTGCCCCATACACGACGTGTGGCACGAGGCCCAGAAGAGGCTCATGGACTTCCTCGCCAGCTGCAGCTTCGCGGACCTCGCCGAAGCCGGAAGGAAGAAGCAGGAGGCCCTTCTCAAGAATACGGCCAACGAGTAA
- a CDS encoding cbb3-type cytochrome c oxidase subunit II, whose product MEKRSRKESYGFILVTAGLGFFVIGFIFQMLGPIIFLRDIPMETIEEIAAKPSWEFRQLAEEYPEEFKAAFGEVTPASYAEALRHGRDTYIAEACWHCHSQYVRPIAKEPVRYGKVSVASEYQNELQLPQLFGTRRVGPDLIRQSGVHSNDWHVAHLYDPPSVQPGSIMPGYTWFFDEDGRPAKRALSVVTYLQWLGSWQEGGDL is encoded by the coding sequence ATGGAAAAACGTTCAAGGAAAGAGAGTTACGGCTTCATACTCGTAACGGCCGGCCTGGGTTTTTTCGTAATAGGGTTCATCTTCCAGATGCTCGGCCCGATTATCTTCCTCCGGGACATCCCGATGGAGACGATCGAGGAGATAGCGGCAAAGCCGTCCTGGGAGTTCAGGCAGCTGGCCGAGGAATATCCCGAGGAGTTCAAGGCCGCCTTCGGGGAAGTTACGCCCGCCTCCTACGCCGAGGCGTTGAGGCACGGGAGGGACACCTACATAGCCGAGGCCTGCTGGCACTGCCACTCGCAGTACGTGCGGCCGATAGCAAAGGAGCCCGTGCGTTACGGGAAGGTTTCCGTGGCCTCGGAGTACCAGAACGAGCTTCAGCTGCCGCAGCTCTTCGGCACCAGGAGGGTCGGCCCGGACCTTATAAGGCAGTCCGGGGTGCACAGTAACGACTGGCACGTGGCGCACCTCTACGACCCGCCGTCGGTACAGCCCGGGAGCATAATGCCGGGGTACACGTGGTTCTTCGACGAGGACGGGAGGCCGGCCAAGAGGGCGCTCTCGGTGGTGACCTATCTGCAGTGGCTCGGAAGCTGGCAGGAAGGAGGCGACTTATGA
- the gatB gene encoding Asp-tRNA(Asn)/Glu-tRNA(Gln) amidotransferase subunit GatB, producing the protein MKYEPVIGLEVHAQLLTESKLFCACPTRFGAGPNTQTCPVCLGMPGVLPVLNKRAVEYAVMMALATNCTINPRNVFARKNYFYPDLPKGYQISQYDRPLAEGGFLDIETEKGPRRIGITRIHMEDDAGKLLHGETPEEEGSSFVDLNRTGMPLIEIVSEPDIRTPEEASEYLKALRDILLYLGICDGNMQEGSLRCDANVSIRPVGQKELGTKAELKNMNSFKFIRDALHYEIERQTEAIEAGEKIAQETRLFDPGTGVTRSMRSKEEAHDYRYFPEPDLLPVIVEEKEVEELRSKLPELPAAKKERFVTEYALPPYDSGVITASKMLADYYEEVVKLFEEPKTVSNWVMGELLRLLKEHNKEITDCQVTPERFSDLLKMVKTGEINSKTAKEVFEEMFTTDRDAAAIVEEKGLKQISDEGELVKIIDGIMEKNPDSVEKYRGGKEKLFGFFVGQVMKATGGQANPGLVSGLLKEKLK; encoded by the coding sequence ATGAAATACGAACCGGTCATAGGTCTCGAGGTCCACGCCCAGCTCCTGACGGAGTCAAAGCTCTTCTGCGCCTGCCCGACCCGCTTCGGCGCCGGGCCCAACACGCAGACCTGCCCCGTGTGCCTCGGGATGCCCGGCGTGCTGCCGGTCCTGAATAAGCGCGCCGTCGAGTACGCCGTCATGATGGCGCTCGCGACAAACTGCACTATTAACCCCCGGAACGTCTTCGCCCGGAAGAACTACTTCTACCCGGACCTGCCCAAGGGCTACCAGATATCCCAGTACGACCGCCCTCTGGCAGAAGGGGGCTTCCTCGACATAGAAACCGAGAAGGGGCCAAGACGCATAGGCATAACCCGCATACACATGGAGGACGACGCGGGAAAACTGCTCCACGGCGAGACGCCCGAAGAGGAGGGTTCGAGCTTCGTGGACCTGAACCGCACCGGGATGCCGCTAATCGAGATCGTAAGCGAGCCGGACATCCGCACCCCGGAGGAGGCATCGGAGTACCTGAAGGCACTCCGCGACATACTCCTCTACCTCGGCATATGCGACGGGAACATGCAGGAGGGAAGCCTCCGGTGCGACGCGAACGTCTCGATCAGGCCCGTGGGACAGAAAGAGCTCGGCACCAAGGCCGAGTTGAAGAACATGAACTCGTTCAAGTTCATACGCGACGCGCTCCACTACGAGATAGAGAGGCAGACCGAGGCAATCGAGGCCGGAGAAAAGATCGCCCAGGAGACGCGCCTCTTCGACCCCGGAACGGGCGTTACCCGCTCGATGAGGAGCAAGGAGGAGGCGCACGACTACCGGTACTTCCCCGAGCCCGACCTCCTGCCCGTTATAGTGGAGGAAAAAGAGGTGGAGGAACTCCGCTCAAAGCTGCCCGAGCTTCCGGCCGCGAAGAAGGAGCGCTTCGTAACGGAGTACGCCCTCCCCCCGTATGACTCCGGGGTCATTACGGCCTCGAAAATGCTTGCGGACTATTATGAAGAAGTGGTAAAACTTTTCGAAGAGCCGAAGACGGTATCGAACTGGGTCATGGGAGAGCTGCTGAGGCTCTTGAAGGAACACAATAAAGAAATAACGGACTGTCAGGTTACGCCGGAGAGGTTCTCAGACCTCCTGAAGATGGTAAAGACCGGCGAGATAAACTCGAAGACCGCCAAGGAGGTCTTCGAAGAGATGTTCACGACGGACCGCGACGCGGCCGCGATAGTCGAGGAGAAAGGTCTCAAGCAGATCTCAGACGAGGGAGAGCTCGTAAAGATCATAGACGGTATAATGGAGAAGAACCCGGATAGCGTCGAGAAGTACCGGGGCGGAAAGGAAAAGCTCTTCGGGTTTTTCGTCGGGCAGGTGATGAAGGCCACCGGAGGGCAGGCCAACCCTGGGCTCGTCTCCGGGCTCCTCAAGGAGAAACTCAAGTAA
- a CDS encoding cupin domain-containing protein — translation MESANVMETREFKDEAVSKVTYIKTDAIGQDTYYFKAGQVLDWHRHPTGDQVFFVHEGTGTYYLDAGTEESSPLKPGSVVLAPRDVWHKIVAETDLVVSQATTQPAGMEQRS, via the coding sequence ATGGAATCGGCTAACGTGATGGAGACCAGGGAGTTCAAGGACGAGGCGGTAAGCAAGGTTACCTACATAAAGACCGACGCCATAGGGCAGGACACATACTACTTCAAGGCCGGGCAGGTGCTGGACTGGCACAGGCACCCGACGGGTGACCAGGTGTTCTTCGTACACGAAGGCACGGGCACCTACTATCTCGACGCCGGGACGGAAGAGAGCTCGCCGCTTAAGCCGGGCTCGGTCGTGCTCGCCCCGAGAGACGTCTGGCACAAGATAGTGGCGGAGACGGACTTGGTGGTATCTCAGGCCACGACCCAGCCGGCCGGGATGGAGCAGAGGAGCTAA
- a CDS encoding HD domain-containing phosphohydrolase gives MAPLTSSIPVHTLDGRILLSVGSAVTPEALETLILSNPDAPYKSHNLMGHGTVRKDMREFVAAPPYDTIFSERERTAEIFGELEEVRLVGPALEMLDHFKQNDFYSYRHFLTVFLLSSSIARELIPDHENRGELAATGPVHDIGKVCVSPDIIEKTTPLTVSEKRALDDHTIAGYVLLCYHSRETGGLPALIARDHHEKNDGSGYPQGIILSNLLVEIIAVSDVYDALLVPRPYRPTPYDNRTALEEIVEMATTGVFSWETVKVLVSHNRSSRPAPDKTFIPTDRRGEPPKDNVYGKLVDDD, from the coding sequence GTGGCACCCTTAACCTCCTCCATACCCGTCCACACGCTGGACGGCAGGATACTGCTCTCCGTCGGCTCGGCCGTAACACCGGAGGCGTTGGAGACCCTCATCCTGTCGAACCCCGACGCGCCGTATAAGAGCCACAACCTCATGGGCCACGGCACCGTGAGGAAGGACATGCGGGAGTTCGTCGCCGCCCCCCCTTACGACACGATATTCTCCGAGCGGGAGCGCACCGCCGAGATCTTCGGAGAGCTCGAGGAGGTCCGGCTCGTGGGCCCGGCCCTGGAGATGCTGGACCACTTCAAGCAGAACGACTTCTACTCCTACCGCCACTTCCTGACGGTCTTCCTCCTCTCCTCGTCCATCGCCCGGGAGCTTATACCCGACCACGAGAATAGGGGCGAACTGGCCGCGACCGGCCCGGTCCACGACATAGGCAAGGTCTGCGTCTCCCCCGACATCATCGAGAAGACGACCCCGCTTACCGTAAGCGAGAAGCGCGCCCTGGACGACCACACCATAGCCGGGTACGTGCTGCTCTGCTACCACTCGCGGGAGACGGGCGGCCTGCCCGCCTTGATAGCCAGGGACCACCACGAGAAGAACGACGGCTCGGGCTACCCGCAGGGCATCATCCTGAGTAACCTCCTGGTGGAGATCATCGCGGTAAGCGACGTCTACGACGCGCTCCTTGTGCCAAGGCCCTACAGGCCCACCCCCTACGACAACCGGACGGCGCTGGAGGAGATCGTGGAGATGGCGACAACCGGGGTGTTCAGCTGGGAGACGGTCAAGGTACTGGTGAGCCACAACAGAAGCTCCAGGCCCGCCCCCGACAAGACATTCATACCGACCGACAGGAGGGGGGAGCCGCCAAAGGACAACGTGTACGGCAAGCTCGTCGACGACGACTGA
- the gatC gene encoding Asp-tRNA(Asn)/Glu-tRNA(Gln) amidotransferase subunit GatC yields the protein MAITQKDVAHAAGLARLELTEEESRLYTGQLKRILDYVEKLSEVDTAGVEPTTCTVPEGGGKLREDAAREPLPREEALANAPKSERDCFKVPKIIE from the coding sequence ATGGCCATAACACAAAAAGACGTAGCCCACGCAGCCGGACTCGCCAGGCTCGAACTAACCGAAGAGGAGAGCCGGCTCTATACGGGCCAGCTTAAGCGCATACTCGACTACGTGGAAAAGCTCTCCGAGGTGGACACCGCAGGGGTGGAGCCGACGACCTGCACCGTGCCCGAGGGGGGGGGTAAACTCCGGGAAGACGCGGCCCGGGAGCCGCTCCCGAGGGAAGAGGCGCTCGCTAACGCCCCCAAAAGCGAGCGGGACTGTTTTAAGGTCCCCAAAATCATAGAGTAG
- a CDS encoding cbb3-type cytochrome c oxidase subunit I gives MTDHMTEQATIVDYKLVKAHILAAAGFLLVVLVGGLLYSLQFLGSYPFPGIELLSPGRVRMVHTNAVAYGWLLNGLLAGMYWVTPRISGYPVLSKKLSWIIFWVLQSLVLIAAVGILAGYGQAIEWGETPTFVDPFITVGLILISINLIPPIIKASRDAPLYVSLWYFTGATVWVVLVYIMGNFIPQYFVPGAAGAAIAGNFIHDLVGLLVTPIGWGMMYFFVPVILKKPLWSHTMSLMGFWGLAFFYPMQGIHHFMWSPVPMYVQYSAVVATLGIEVVVTTVLANFLLTLRGSGDYLRHNYPIRWFYMGMFFYWTTCFQCAIQVTLTVQQAIHFTDWVVGHSHLVMFGVFSFWIMGMITELWPRLTGNAWYSQSLHGWAFWLNTLGLALMFIDLTIAGLVQGFSWWGLNHFMDSVRFSVPFWFVRTVSGVIITAGILALFYNMWMTSRGASESEEAAGYEPRTVTT, from the coding sequence GTGACGGACCATATGACGGAGCAGGCTACTATAGTAGATTATAAACTGGTGAAGGCCCACATCCTGGCCGCCGCGGGCTTCCTGCTGGTGGTGCTCGTTGGCGGCCTCCTCTACTCGCTCCAGTTCCTCGGGAGCTACCCGTTCCCGGGTATAGAGCTGCTCTCGCCCGGGAGGGTCAGGATGGTACACACCAACGCCGTGGCCTACGGCTGGCTCCTTAACGGGCTTCTGGCCGGGATGTACTGGGTAACGCCGAGGATATCGGGCTACCCGGTTCTGTCGAAGAAGTTAAGCTGGATCATATTCTGGGTCCTGCAATCCCTTGTGCTTATCGCCGCCGTCGGCATACTCGCCGGTTACGGACAGGCCATAGAGTGGGGAGAGACGCCGACCTTCGTGGACCCATTCATAACCGTAGGGCTTATCCTGATATCCATAAACCTCATCCCGCCCATTATCAAGGCGAGCAGGGACGCGCCGCTTTACGTCTCGCTCTGGTACTTCACCGGGGCGACGGTATGGGTGGTGCTGGTCTACATAATGGGGAACTTCATCCCCCAGTACTTCGTGCCGGGCGCGGCCGGGGCGGCCATAGCCGGCAACTTCATACACGACCTGGTGGGGCTGCTGGTCACGCCCATAGGCTGGGGCATGATGTACTTCTTCGTACCCGTTATCCTGAAGAAGCCGCTCTGGAGCCATACGATGAGCCTCATGGGTTTCTGGGGGCTGGCGTTCTTCTACCCCATGCAGGGCATCCACCACTTCATGTGGTCCCCGGTGCCCATGTACGTGCAGTACAGCGCGGTGGTGGCCACCCTGGGCATAGAGGTGGTCGTTACGACCGTCCTCGCCAACTTCCTCCTGACCCTACGGGGGAGCGGCGACTACCTGAGGCACAACTACCCCATAAGGTGGTTCTACATGGGGATGTTCTTCTACTGGACGACGTGCTTCCAGTGCGCCATACAGGTCACGCTCACCGTGCAGCAGGCCATACACTTTACCGACTGGGTCGTCGGGCATTCGCACCTGGTGATGTTCGGGGTCTTCAGCTTCTGGATCATGGGCATGATAACCGAGCTCTGGCCGAGGCTCACGGGCAACGCCTGGTACTCGCAGAGCCTGCACGGCTGGGCCTTCTGGCTGAATACGCTCGGCCTGGCGCTCATGTTCATAGACCTAACCATAGCCGGCCTCGTGCAGGGTTTTAGCTGGTGGGGGCTTAACCACTTCATGGATTCGGTAAGGTTTTCCGTCCCGTTCTGGTTCGTAAGGACCGTGTCGGGCGTTATTATAACCGCGGGCATCCTGGCGCTCTTCTACAACATGTGGATGACGAGCCGCGGGGCCAGCGAAAGCGAAGAGGCCGCGGGCTACGAGCCGCGGACCGTTACCACTTAA
- a CDS encoding DUF6629 family protein produces MCFSATASFATGAIVAPSGLYGLRLALNYNRKYVLITLFVLVLAAQQIIEGFVWLALHDGNYTQAVGLGKLFLFFSHFFWPVAVPVTACAMEEDKRKRGLFFLASIGAFVFASFFYFPLLIGEGKVSVEISQRSVYYITNILYDAFVPREVPGAVYSSFVAFPLVFSSNENLRHFGWTIVVAFIPAFFIYYYAFTSVWCFFAAIVSLYIVYMVMKATVVGRKHGEAAS; encoded by the coding sequence GTGTGCTTTTCAGCTACCGCGAGCTTTGCAACGGGCGCCATAGTCGCCCCGTCCGGACTCTACGGGCTCAGGCTCGCCCTTAACTACAACCGGAAGTACGTCCTCATCACGCTCTTTGTGCTGGTCCTGGCCGCCCAGCAGATAATAGAGGGCTTTGTCTGGCTCGCCCTGCATGACGGCAACTACACGCAAGCGGTAGGCCTTGGAAAACTCTTCCTCTTCTTCTCCCACTTCTTCTGGCCCGTGGCGGTCCCCGTAACGGCCTGCGCGATGGAGGAAGACAAGAGAAAGCGCGGGCTCTTCTTCCTTGCCTCTATCGGCGCCTTTGTCTTCGCCTCCTTCTTCTACTTCCCGCTCCTCATAGGCGAGGGGAAGGTATCGGTGGAGATCTCCCAACGCTCCGTCTATTACATCACCAACATCCTTTACGACGCCTTCGTCCCGAGGGAGGTGCCGGGCGCGGTCTACAGCTCATTCGTCGCCTTCCCCCTCGTCTTCTCCTCCAACGAGAACCTCCGCCACTTCGGATGGACCATCGTCGTCGCCTTTATCCCCGCCTTCTTCATATACTACTACGCCTTTACGTCGGTCTGGTGCTTCTTCGCCGCCATCGTCTCCCTGTACATCGTCTATATGGTCATGAAGGCTACGGTGGTAGGCCGGAAGCACGGTGAAGCGGCGAGTTAG
- the gatA gene encoding Asp-tRNA(Asn)/Glu-tRNA(Gln) amidotransferase subunit GatA translates to MDPTALTATELSEKLEKGELSSVEATEAYLKRIEELDPKLHAYITVTRDAALGDAAEADKRIKRGEATALTGIPTSIKDIFCTRGVKTTCASRILEPFVPPYDATVVRKLREAGAVILGKTNMDEFAMGSSTENSAFFNTLNPWDTGCVPGGSSGGSAASVAAGLSALSVGTDTGGSIRQPASCCGVVGMKPTYGRVSRYGMVAFASSLDQAGPLTRSVADAASVLNVIAGHDPMDSTSIDAPVPDYTAGLEKGVKGLKIGIPKEYFIEGLDPEVEKAVKKAIEVLKDAGAETKEITLPHTEYAVAVYYLVATAEASSNLARYDGVKYGTRVDRGEGLLNMYKLTRDEGFGAEVKRRIMLGTYALSAGYYDAYFKKASQVRTLIKRDFDEAFGECDLIVTPTSPTPAFRFGEKVEDPLTMYLSDIFTISCNLAGLPGISVPCGFSKGSLPIGFQILGKALDEETILRAAHAYERATEWHTKRPKV, encoded by the coding sequence ATGGACCCAACCGCCCTAACAGCCACCGAGCTTTCCGAGAAACTCGAAAAAGGCGAGCTAAGCTCGGTCGAGGCCACCGAGGCCTATCTGAAGCGCATAGAAGAGCTCGACCCGAAGCTCCACGCCTACATAACCGTTACGCGCGACGCGGCGCTCGGCGACGCGGCCGAGGCGGATAAGAGGATTAAGCGGGGCGAGGCCACCGCACTTACCGGCATACCCACTTCAATAAAGGACATCTTCTGCACCCGGGGGGTAAAGACCACCTGCGCCTCCAGGATACTCGAGCCTTTCGTACCCCCCTATGACGCCACGGTCGTAAGGAAGCTCAGGGAGGCGGGCGCGGTAATACTCGGCAAGACCAACATGGACGAGTTCGCCATGGGCTCGTCGACCGAGAACTCGGCCTTCTTCAATACCCTTAACCCGTGGGACACGGGGTGCGTACCGGGCGGGTCGAGCGGCGGGTCGGCCGCCTCGGTGGCTGCCGGGCTGTCGGCCCTCTCGGTCGGCACGGACACCGGCGGCTCCATACGCCAGCCCGCCTCCTGCTGCGGCGTAGTGGGGATGAAGCCCACCTACGGCAGGGTGTCGAGGTACGGCATGGTGGCCTTCGCCTCGTCTCTGGACCAGGCCGGGCCGCTCACGAGAAGCGTTGCCGACGCCGCCTCGGTACTCAATGTTATCGCCGGGCACGACCCCATGGACTCGACCTCCATCGACGCGCCGGTGCCGGACTACACGGCCGGACTCGAAAAAGGCGTGAAAGGACTGAAAATCGGCATACCGAAGGAGTACTTCATCGAGGGGCTCGACCCCGAGGTTGAGAAAGCCGTGAAGAAGGCCATCGAGGTACTTAAAGACGCGGGGGCCGAGACGAAGGAAATAACCCTTCCGCATACCGAGTACGCGGTGGCGGTCTACTACCTGGTCGCAACGGCCGAGGCCTCCAGCAACCTCGCCCGCTACGACGGCGTTAAGTACGGCACGAGGGTGGACCGGGGGGAGGGGCTGCTCAATATGTACAAGCTGACGCGCGACGAAGGCTTCGGCGCGGAGGTAAAGAGGAGGATAATGCTCGGCACCTACGCGCTCTCGGCGGGCTACTACGACGCGTACTTCAAAAAGGCCTCGCAGGTGAGGACCCTCATAAAGAGGGACTTCGACGAGGCCTTCGGCGAATGCGACCTCATAGTCACCCCCACCTCCCCCACCCCGGCCTTCAGGTTCGGCGAAAAGGTGGAGGACCCGCTTACCATGTACCTCTCCGACATATTCACGATATCGTGCAACCTCGCCGGGCTGCCCGGCATATCCGTACCCTGCGGCTTTTCGAAGGGCTCCCTTCCAATAGGGTTTCAGATCCTCGGCAAAGCTCTCGATGAAGAAACCATCTTACGGGCCGCCCACGCCTACGAGCGGGCGACCGAATGGCATACTAAAAGGCCAAAGGTATAG
- a CDS encoding radical SAM protein — protein sequence METKKKLLLILPKNERSYLGGISKSGKAGFVRIGLPTVASLTPDDWDVEILDSRVTPVDYDAKVDMVGITGFTSEIPHAYSVADGFRKKGVTVVMGGVHVSAVPDEALTHADSVVIGEAELVWETLLREFERGELKPTYKSEKMPEMGGWPTPSMELLDRGMYASGFNTIQATRGCPFDCDYCAVTVFFGRKFRVRPVKEVIDQVRKFDSKHFYFLDDNIAGNPKYAKELFRQLIPLKRTWGSQAAITMAKDPELLDLYAKSGGKFAYIGFESLSEKNLARMHKSWNSPEGYGEAIRKIHAAGIGVVGGFIFGLDDDDKSVFKSTFDFIMENNLTAAHFNILTPLPGTRLYDDLEKEGRIIDRDWARYNMIEIVYRPVCMSAEELMDGYNWINRNLYSWKNVLKRCAGEPWGLLYKVMANLNYRRKAMKMPEPKMFS from the coding sequence GTGGAAACGAAGAAAAAACTGCTCCTTATACTTCCGAAGAACGAGCGGAGCTACCTCGGCGGCATATCGAAGAGCGGTAAGGCCGGGTTCGTCAGGATCGGGCTTCCTACGGTGGCCTCGCTTACACCCGACGACTGGGACGTCGAGATACTCGACTCCCGCGTCACGCCCGTAGACTACGACGCGAAGGTGGATATGGTCGGCATAACCGGCTTCACCTCCGAGATACCGCACGCCTACTCGGTGGCCGACGGCTTCCGGAAGAAGGGAGTAACGGTCGTAATGGGCGGCGTTCACGTCTCGGCCGTGCCGGACGAGGCGCTCACGCACGCCGACAGCGTGGTCATAGGGGAGGCCGAGCTCGTCTGGGAGACGCTCCTCCGGGAGTTCGAGAGGGGAGAACTCAAGCCCACCTACAAGTCCGAGAAGATGCCGGAGATGGGCGGGTGGCCCACGCCGAGTATGGAGCTCCTCGACCGGGGGATGTACGCCTCGGGCTTCAACACCATCCAGGCCACGCGCGGCTGCCCGTTCGACTGCGACTACTGCGCAGTGACCGTCTTCTTCGGGCGCAAGTTCAGGGTACGGCCGGTCAAGGAGGTGATAGACCAGGTGAGGAAGTTCGACTCCAAACACTTCTACTTCCTGGACGACAACATCGCCGGAAACCCGAAGTATGCCAAGGAGCTCTTCAGGCAACTCATCCCCTTAAAGCGCACATGGGGGTCGCAGGCGGCCATAACCATGGCAAAAGACCCGGAGCTGCTCGACCTCTACGCCAAAAGCGGCGGCAAGTTCGCCTACATCGGTTTCGAGAGCCTCTCGGAGAAGAACCTCGCGAGGATGCACAAGTCGTGGAACTCGCCGGAGGGGTACGGGGAGGCCATAAGGAAGATACACGCCGCGGGCATAGGTGTGGTGGGGGGTTTTATATTCGGACTCGACGACGACGACAAATCGGTCTTCAAGAGCACCTTCGACTTCATAATGGAGAATAACCTGACGGCCGCGCACTTCAACATCCTGACCCCTCTTCCGGGTACGCGCCTCTACGACGACCTGGAGAAGGAGGGCAGGATAATCGACCGCGACTGGGCCAGGTACAACATGATAGAGATAGTATACAGGCCAGTCTGCATGAGCGCCGAGGAGTTGATGGACGGCTACAACTGGATAAACCGGAACCTCTACAGCTGGAAGAACGTCCTGAAGAGGTGCGCGGGCGAGCCGTGGGGGCTCCTCTACAAGGTGATGGCGAACCTGAACTACCGGCGGAAGGCCATGAAGATGCCGGAGCCTAAGATGTTCTCATGA